A segment of the Bacillus licheniformis DSM 13 = ATCC 14580 genome:
CGAACAAAACGGCCGCTGACATTGTCAAACGAATTGCGAACGACTTTCAAATTCCCAAAGGTTCGATTGCAAACACCGGACATACGATTAAATCGCTCGTCTTTAAAGACAATACGAGCCTGTATGACATTATTTTAAAAGCGCTGCGGGAGACAAAAAAGCAAACCGGAAAAAACTATCAGCTGTATGCCGAAAAAGGAAAGCTGTGTTTACGAGCGTGGCCCGAACCGGAGGATATCTGGGTTTTGGAAACGGGTGTGAACATTACGGATTACGCTTACAGCACGTCAATCGATGAAACGGCAACCCGGGTGAAACTGAGAAAGCAGAAAGATAACAAAACCTATACCGCATCCGCAAGCGATGAAGCCGGTATGAAAAGATTCGGCGTTCTCCAGTACACAGAAACGGTTTCGGATGATATTAACGAGGCGCAGCTCCGCGACCGGGCGAAGAAGATACAGGCTGAAAAGAAAGGCGTCAAAAAAGAGCTGAAAAGCATACAGGCAATCGGCATACCGGAAGTTCAAAGCGGACTGCCGGTTTATATATCGATTCCGGAAGCGGGCATTAAAGAAACCTATTGGGTTGATAAGGATAAACACGATTTTACAGGAACAAAACATGTGATGACGATTGATGTCGTCGCTAAAAACACCATACCTGAAGGAGCGTCTTCATGAAATTAAGCGATGCGATAAAAGAGCTGGCTCTTGGAGCCGTAAACGCTGAATCGCCTGTCGATGTCATGCCGGCTGAAGTCGTGTCCGCGTCTCCGCTCAAGCTGAAGCTCCGCAATCATGATAAATTGGTGATCCCCTCCGACTTATTGGTGGTGGCCAGGCATTTGACAGAGCATACGGAACAGATCCGAATTGACGGAGAAGACAAAACGATTCGCTTTTACAATCAATTGCATGCCGGCGACCACGTGATGATTGCGGCTATGCCTGGAGGGCAGTCTTTTTTTGTAATAGACAGAGTGTAGGAGTAGGAGGTGGCTCGGATGGCTCTTTCGCCGGAAGTATCTTTTGAAGATATCGAGGATGACAGCGATGTGATTGAGACTTCAAAAACGTACAAAATTGATTTTGAAACAGGCAGGATGACGGGTGATATGATTTCGGGGCTGGAAGCCGTGGAACAAATGGTTTGTATGGCGCTGAGAACCGAGCGCTACGCATACGCCGTTTACAGCCATAATATCGGAAATGAACTGCAGGAGGTTCTTTCAGATCATGAAACGACCGACGCTTATAAAGAAATGGAGATACCGAGATTGATCGAGGAAGCCCTCATATACGATGACCGAATTTCGGCGGTGACCGACTTCGAGATTGAGCGTCAAGGCGATGCCTTCCACGTGTCCTTTTCGGTTGAAACCGATGAAGGGACATTGGAAATCGAGGAGGTGATTGGGGAAGATGTTTGAAGACCAGACATTTGAAGAGATCATGGAACGCATGCTTGAGCGGGTTTCAGATGAGATTGACAAACGTGAAAACAGCGTCATTTGGAATGCGCTTGCCCCGGCAGCCGCCGAGCTGGCGCTTTCTTATATTTGGCTTGATCAAGTGCTGAATTTGGTTTATGCGGATACGGCTGAAGGCGAATATTTGGACAGAAGGGCGGCTGAGGCCGGTCTTGAGCGCTATCGGGCGTCAAAAGCCATATGGTCTGCGGCATTTACGGATGGAGTATCGGTTCCCCCCGGAACCCGTTTCTTTCTGGAAGATTTATATTTTACCATGCTCGAAGACGGCAAGCTGGAATGTGAAACAGCCGGGACAAAAGGAAACGCCAATTTTTCGGGGCGGCCTTTGCTTCCGCTCGATACCATTCCCGGGCTTGAAAAAGCGGTTATGGGAAGCCTTGAAATTCCCGGCCGCGACGAGGAGACGGATGAATCCCTGTATGAAAGGTATTTAATCCGCGTCCGTAGGGAAGCGGTCAGCGCGAATCAGCTGCATTACAAACAATGGGCCGAAGAAGTGGACGGCGTAGGCAAAGCGAAGGTCTTTCCGCTGTGGAATGGCGAGGGAACCGTAAAGGTTGTCATTACAAACGCGAAAATGGAGCCAGCCACAGACGCATTAATCGAAAGAGTCAAGCAGTATATCGATCCCGATCCGGGCAAAGGGGAAGGTATGGCGCCGATCGGAGCTTATACCGCGGTTGAAAGCGCGGTATGGAAAGACGTGAGCATATCTGCAAAAATCATACCTGAATCAGGCCGGACGATCGGTGAGGCCAAACAGGAAATTGCAGAAAAAATCACTGAATTATTTAAAGAAATGGCTTTTAAAGAAAGCGTCATCCGTCTCTCGCAGATCAACAACATGATCTATGAATCGTCCTCTGTCAGCGACTATTCGGAAGTCTTCATCAACGGGGAAGCGAAAAATCTGCAGTTGACAGAAACGGAAATTCCAAAGCTGGGGCAGGTGACCATCATTGAGCAAGATTGATGAAATGGCTTTTCACCTGCCGCCATACTTGATGGAAATCCGGGAAATTCAAGAAATTATAACGGCTGAAGCGCCTGAATTTGAGAGGCAAAATCAAGAGATTTTCGATATGACGGACCAGCTTTTCGTCACGACGGCCACATGGGGGCTGGACAGGTGGGAAAAGATTTTGAATGTCAGACGCGAGGCTTCGGACGGCGTCGATATTCGAAGGGCCCGTCTGTTAACCAAGATGTCCAATATTCCGCCGATTACAAGCCGCTCGATCGAGCGCGCGGTTAATGCTTTTTTAAAACAGCCGTCCGCATCCGTCAGACTGACGGCCGGACGGTATCATTTTTTGCTGAGTGTAAACGGAGAGGATCTGCAGTTTATACCTTCAATCATTCAAACCGTCAATCATATGAAGCCCGCCCATTTGGCTTATACATTCCGGGGCGGGTTTCATTATGAATGTCGGCCGCCGAAAAGCGTTCATGACAGGCTCGTTTTAAGAAGCAAAAACGGCTTTTTCGGTACGATACCGGTCTATTTGGACGGACAGTATCTGCTTGATGATGCATTCTACTTGAACGGTTTTCGAGAAATCGACGGACTGCCCCGCAGGTTTAAACAGCAGCTCACACTGCGCCACAAGAAGCGGCAATACATTCGGTCCGCCTCCAGCTTTACGATAAAGACGGCCGCTGAAAACCGGCGGAAACAGCAAACAAAAGCTGGCATGAAAACCGGCATTACCAATCAAAACAAAAAGGTCCAATCCTTCAAAATCAGCTGCAAATGCGAACATGAATTTAAGCAAGCAGGCGCGCTTGAAATGAGAGAGAAGTGGTGGACGCTAAACGGCGCATTTTTGCTCGACGGTACAAAGCAGCTGGCAGCAGCGGCGCAAAAAATCGCATTGTAAAGGAGAAATCAAAATGGCACAACAATTAACAGTGACAACGCTTTATGCGAGACAGCAAATGGCAAAAGCACGGGCTGAGGGCGGCAAGCTCACCAAAATCACAAAAATGGCTTTCGGAAACGGAGGTACAAACGATAAAGGCGAACCCGTTCCTCTGCAGGGCAACGAACAGGCCCTGAAAAACGAACTTCTGCAAAAGGATATCGACGGCTTTGCCTTTATGGAGCCGGCGAAAGTCCGTTATACATGTACATTGGGAGAAAGCGAACTCGCAGGGGAAACGATCAACGAGCTCGCCCTTGTCGATGAAGCCGGAAAATTCACAGCGGTCAGAACGATGACAGACAAGCAGAAAGACGGCGACATCGAGTTCGTCTTTGAAATCGACGACATTTATTAAAGGAGCTGAAACAAGGTGGACATCCAAAAACCGAGACGCTTTGAAACAACAGACCGCGCCCATGCCGACTTGTTCAACGAAGCGATAGATCAGCTGAATGTAAACGATGAACGGATTGCAAAGCGGGCTGAGGAAGCTGAAGAAAGGGCTAAAACGTATACTGATGCCCATGCTAACGACCATTCGATTCACATCACCGACAAAGAGAGGGAAAAATGGAGCGCGGGGCAGTTATATAAAATAACCGAAAATAACGGAAAAGTCTTTTACAGAGGCAGTTCAGAAACAACAGATTTTAACACTTTGACAGAAACCGGCATGTATCTCATCTATAATGAAGGAATCAACTCGCCACCTTCATCAAATCGGATATTTTTGCTTGTCATGAGTTTCGGCAATACCTTGGTTCAGGCAGCTTATGAATCGTACAAAGGGACACAGTCGTATTTTAGATTCAGAAAATCCGATTCAACAACATGGACGCCATGGCAGACCCAGGAAACGACCAGTGGAGCACAGGCCAAGGTTGATGCTCATGAACAAAATACGAATCTCCATGTGAATGAAGATGAACGGGAAAAATGGAACAATGCACAGTTATATAAAATTACTGATAATAATGGAACGCGCACAAAACTGCCGGATGGAACGGATTTATTAACGCTGCCGACAGGTTTTTATTATGCTATGGGCCATGTTGTTCAAAACAACCCTGTAGAAAACGACAGCTCCTGGTTTAATTACGATGTAATTGAAACTGGCGCTGGAAGAAAGACCATCCATGCGTGGCGGAGCTATGATAATACTTTATGGCATGGAACAGTTCACACAGATGGACAGTTTCGAGAATGGAAAAGAGTAGTCACAAACGCCGATTTAAACGTTGCTTGGCAGACTCCAACGTTGACAAATGGATGGAAACAGTATGGGTCGCACAAAGTCCGGTTTTGTAAAAATATGCTTGGAGAAGTCGAAATTATCGGATCAATAACGGGCGGGACGATTGGCTTTGATATTCCTGCGTTTACGCTGCCTGAGGGGTTCCGCCCGATTCAAGCGATGTACTTTATAGGTGTTGCATCAAGTATAGGTACTGGGTCAATACCGCAAATCCACCGGACACTGATCGATACTGACGGAAGGGTATGCATTCAATCCAGTTCAAATACAGTAAATCCAAACGAGTTTATTACTTTCGGGTTTAAGTTTAGAGCTGCATAGCAAAATGAATAGATTACTTTTTCACAGAGGAGGGTTAATATAAATTGGACATCCAAAAACCGAGATCTTTCAGAACGACGGACAGAGCCCATGCCGATTTGTTTAATCAGGTTATCGACCAGCTGAATGCAAATGATGAGTCGATTGCACAGTTTGCCGCCGAAGCTGAACAACGTTCAACTGCCTATACAGATGCACACATTTCGAACAAAGGTAACCCGCATGGTGTAACAAAATCCCAGGTCGGTCTGGGGGAAGTGATCAATAAAAGACAGGCCACAAAAGATGAGTTTGACTTGCATCATAACGATCAAACACGGCATGTTACTGAAGATGAGAGAAATAAATGGAATGGAAGTCAAATTTTTAATATTACCGGGGACAATGGACAAGCAAAGGTATATATAAGCGCCGAAGATGACTTTCAAACGATCCTACCTCAGTATACCGGACTGATACATTTTACGGCAGCCTCAGGAGCTATAAACGGACCAGGTGCGGCCGTTCGAGGGATTTGGACTTGCAACGCTTTAGGTAACTATGGTCAAGCGATCGCGTTTGACAATGCAAATAGAACCTATCGGAAAACAATAGCCGGGGGCAACTGGACTGACTGGACAGAATTAATTTCCGCGGAGAGTCTCGAGGCAAAGTTGGCGAACTTAACTTGGCACTTTCCAACGCTTTTAAACGAATGGGTTAATTATGCGGACAGCACTAAAGTTCGTTATACAAAAGATGCCACAGGTACGGTATTTGTTGAAGGTGCAATAGCAAAAGGGAAAATTGGTTTTAATATACCTGCATTCGTATTGCCGAAAGGATATCGGCCGTCCCGCGCTTTTCAGTTTGTAGGTGTAGCATCTCAATTGGGCATGTCCAATACTCCGCAGTATCATAGGCTGCAAGTGAGTGTTGATGGTAATGTCGTGATCGAAAACTGCTCAAATACAGTAAATCCAAATGAATATATCAGTTTAGGATTTAGTTTTAAGGCCGCATAAAATATGAAAGAGGGAATTAAAATGCCGGAAGCACCAGAACTGGATATATTCCAAAAAGAAGTTCAGGAGATGAAAGCTGATCAAAAATCACTCGAACAGCGCGTCAGTACACTCGAAAGAACATCAGACCGCCACGATCAGCAAATCATCTCGATTAACGAAAAGCTGAACAAAATCGAAGAGAATACAACCTGGATTAAGCGCAGCATCACAGGCGCGATAATTACAGCGGTCAGCACCGGCATCATCGGCGGCGCGATCGCTGTTTTTTATAATTTATTGCAGAAATAAGGGAGGACATCATCATGAAACATATCGACAAAGGCACGGTCGTCAGGACGGTGCTTCTTTTTATTGCGCTGGTCAATCAGACGTTGATCATGTTTGGAAAGCCGGTTTTGCCGGTCGCTGAAGATCAGATTCATACATTGGCGGATGCCCTGTATTCGGCCGGATCTGCGGCTTTTACGATCGCTGCATCGCTCGTTGCCTGGTATAAGAACAACTATGTGACGAGCAAAGGGAAAATGCAAAAAGAAGTTTTACAGAAAAAAGGTTTAACGAAATAAAGCTTCCTTTCAGACTTTCCAGAATTGAATTTGAAAAGGAATGATGAAGTTTGGTCAAAGTAATCAATAACTTTGTAAAAGTCAATCAATACACCCGTCCCGGGCTGAAGCTTGCGGCAGTCAAAGGCATCGTCATGCATTGGACGGCGACGCCCGGGGCTTCGGCATTGAATGAGCGAAATTATTTCAATGGCACATGCATTGCCGACAAGCGTTATGCGTCGGCTCATTATTTTGTCGACCGCCATGAGGCGCAGCATATTATTCCCGATCATGAAGTCGCATATCATGCGCATGATCAAAACCGCTGCTATGTCAGCTTTCTGAAGCCGAATGCCAATACCACGGCTCTCGGGGTCGAAATGTGCGTGGAAAAAGACGGTACCATCCATGAAGAGACGATTCGCAATGCGGCAGAGCTTGTAGCGGATTTGTGCAAGACATACGGTTTGTCCGCAGATCGGATTGTCCGCCATTACGATGTCACTAACAAAGGCTGTCCAACCCCGTGGGTGAGAGATGCCGGCCAATTGTCAGCTTTCCGTAAAAGAGTAGATTCCCTTTTGGGGAGGAAAACCGTTTCCGTATCGGCTGCCTCCACCAGCCAGACAAGTTCATCGTCGGGCATTATCCTCAAAAAAGGAATGTCAGGCTCTCATGTGAAAAAGCTGCAAACACGCTTGGTCGCGGCCGGTTTTTCGCTGCCTAAATACGGCGCGGACGGAAGCTATGGAGACGAGACGGTGCATGCGGTTGTTTCTTTGCAAAAGAAAGCGGGAATTAAAGCCGACGGCATTTACGGTCCGTCAACTGAAAAAGCCCTCTCGGCCGCTGAAGCGTCAGCAGCCGGCAAGAGCAAGACGTGGACCCTTCCCGACGGCATTTATAAGGTGAAAAACCCGCTGATGAAGGGAACGGCCGTCACACAAATCCAGACAGCCCTTGCCGCTCTTTATTACTACCCTGATAAAGGGGCCAAAAACAACGGGATCGACGGATATTACGGAATGAAGACGGCAAATGCGGTGAAACGTTTTCAGCTGATGTACGGTTTGGGAGCGGACGGGATATACGGACCGAAGACAAAAGCGAAAATGTTGTCCCTTTTGAAATAAAGGAACTTTTAAAGTTCCTTTATATTTTTTAAAAATTTTCAAAAAATAACTATCCCACAGCCATACTTGTATGGTAGTATGGCGGAGAGGGGGTGAGAGTCATGAAAATGAAACAATTAAACCCGCGTTCTGTCAGAGATCAAATCTATCAGGTGCTGAAGGAAGAAATCATGAAGTTTCGGCTTGTTCCGGGTGAGCAGATATCGGAAAAAGAGATTTCAGAACGGTATGAAGTCAGCCGCACTCCGGTCAGAGAGGCTTTTTTGCAGCTGTCGAAGGAAGGGCTTCTCGAAGTCTATCCGCAGAAAGGAACCCGCGTGTCGCTGATCGATCTTGACCTGGTGGAGGAAGCGAGGTTTATGCGGGAAAAACTGGAAAAGGCTGTAGCTGAACTGGCGTGTGAGGACTTCCCGCAGGAAGCTATGTTTAAGCTGGAGCAGAATGTGAAGATGCAGGAATTATCGATCGCACAGAAAAATTATGAAAGTTTGTTTGAATTAGATGAAGCGTTTCATCAGACGATTTTTGAAGGCTGCGGAAAAGCGAATGTCTGGGCTGCGATTCAGCAGATGAACGTTCCCTTCCAAAGAATCCGCTTTTTAAGGCTTGCCGCCGATTTTAACTGGAACACCATCCATCAGCAGCACGCGGCATTAACAGAAGCGATTCGAACAAAACAGAAGGCAAAAGCCAAGGAAATCGCCGAAGAGCATTTGCAGCTGGTCATCGTCGATAAACAGATGCTCATTGATGAGTTTCCCGGTTATTTCAAAAAGTAAGCGCTTTAAAAGGAGTGGTGATGTGAAAGCTGCGGTGATGACGAAGCCTTATTCGATTGAATTTCACGACATACCGCGTCCCGAACCGGCCAGCGGTGAAGTCCTTGTCAAGATAAAGGCTGCCGGGATTTGCGGAAGTGATGTGCATTTTTACGACGGCTCAAATCCATATGCACAGTACCCTCAGATCTTTGGACATGAGCTTGCAGGCATCATTGAAAAAACGGGGGCCGGCGTGAGGGGGCGATCCGCAGGCGAACGGGTCGTAATTGAACCGGCGATCCCGTGCGGAGGCTGCTACCCTTGTCGGAAAGGGAGGACAAACGCCTGTATGAACATCGATATGATCGGGTCGGTTCGCAGAGGAGGGTTCGCTGATTTTATCATTGTTCCAGAAACGCATGTCCATCCGATTCCTGAGCAAATGGATTTTGCAACCGCTGCTTTGTGCGAGCCGTTTTCAATCGGAGCGCAGGCGGTTCGGCGGGCAGATATTCAAACAGGCGAAACGATTGTCATATTGGGAATGGGTCCGATCGGGTTAACGATTTTGGCGCAGGTAAAAAAGCGCTTCGACGTTCGTGTGATCGCTGTCGATCCTGTAAGGGAAAGGCTTGAGCTTGCCGAGGCATTCGGGGCGGATGCCGTTATTCAGCCTGGTGAAGAGGATGCAGAGCAAATGATTCTGAAGCTGACAGGCGGAGAAGGAGCGGGGATTGTGTTCGAAGCGGCCGGGATTCCCGCGACGATTGAGCAATCCGTTCGTTTGGCGGCCGCCGCCGGGCGCATTGTCATTGTCGGCTTAACGGGGAGGAATGTGACGATTCCGGGTCTTCTTCTCACAAAGAAAGATATTGAAATTTATGGAACAAAACACAGCGTCAATCAATTTCCCGGCGTCATTCAATTTTTGAATGAAAACCCTGAAATAGCCCGGGCTTTTGTCACTGAGATCATGCCTTTTATGGAAATAGAAGAGGCGTTGAAAAAAGCGAAAAACTGTCCCCATCAGGTCACAAAGATCATTTTATCTTATTGAATCGGTGAGGAGGAAGTGTGATGAAAATGGTTTTCAGATGGTATGGAGAAGGAAACGACTCCGTCACCCTTGAGCAGATCAGGCAGATTCCCGGTGTGGAGGGAATCGTTTGGGCGCTTCATCATCAGCCGCCGGGTGAAGAGTGGCCATTGGAAGAAATTTTAGAAGTGAAGCGGCAGTGTGAACAGCACGGTTTTCACATTGAAGTTGTTGAAAGCGTTAACATCCATGAGGATATAAAGCTTGGGCTGCCGACGAGAGATCTGTATATTGAAAAATACAAGCGAACGATTGAAAATTTGGCCAAAGCCGGCGTAAAAGTGATCTGCTATAATTTTATGCCTGTATTTGACTGGCTGCGGACCGATTTGTACAAAAAGGCTCCAGACGGTTCCACCGCTTTGTTCTATGAGCACGCAAAGGTGCACACAATCGACCCTTTTGCGCTTGTCGATCAAATCGCCAAGCATCCCGAATTCACGATGCCCGGCTGGGAACCGGAGCGGCTTGAGCATCTGACAAGGCTGTTTGAAGCCTATCAAAATGTGACGGAGGAGGATCTGTGGAGCCATCTTCACTATTTTCTTGAACGCATCATTCCAACCGCCGCACGCTGCGGAATCAAAATGGCGATCCATCCCGATGATCCGCCGTGGCCGGTTTTCGGACTCCCGCGCATCATGACTTCAGGAGAAAGCATCGGGCGGCTGCTACAGCTTGTCGATCATCCGGCGAATGGCGTGACACTGTGCAGCGGTTCATTGGGCGCCAACCCCGAAAATGATATTTCCGCCATGATCCATGCGTATGCCGACCGGATTCCATTTGCCCATATCCGAAACGTCAAAGTCTACGAAAACGGCGATTTTATCGAAACATCGCACAGAACAAAAGATGGCACAGTTGACATTTGCGGGATTGTCAAAGCCTATCATGAAACAGGTTTTTCAGGCTATGTGCGTCCGGATCACGGCCGCCACATTTGGGATGAAAAGTGCAGGCCCGGCTACGGTCTGTATGACAGGGCGCTCGGTATCATGTATTTATGGGGCATATGGGATTCGCTCAATAGAGAAAAACAGGAGGCTTCAAAATGCTTGAAATCCATGAAAATTTAGCGGGGAAAACTGCGGTCATCACAGGCGGCAGCGGGGTGCTTTGCGGTGCGATGGCGAGAGAGCTCGGCCGGCAGGGTATGAATGTTGCCATTCTTAATCGAACCGTTGAAAAAGGGGAACTCGTGGCCGAAGCTGTCCGAAAAGCCGGCGGCGCAGCGATTGCAGTTGAGTGTGATGTCATCAGCCAACGGAGCGTTGAACAGGCGAAACGCGTTGTGGCCGACCGATTCGGCGGCTGTGATCTATTGGTGAACGGAGCCGGCGGCAATCACCCCAATGGCACGACATCAGATGAAACATTCAACTCCGAGCACATCTTCCAGGACAACATCAAGACGTTATTTGATCTGAACTGCGATGATGTCGGTTCTGTTCTCAATTTAAACTTCCTCGGTTCTTTCATTCCAACACAGCAATTTGCAAAAATGATGCTGAATCAAAAAGGGGCGTCCGTGATCAATATTTCTTCAATGAGCGCTCAAACCCCGATGACGAAAGTGCCTGCATACAGCGCGGCGAAAGCGGGCATCGACAATTTTACGAAATGGCTGGCCGTCTATCTGGCCGAAACGGGAATCAGGGTCAACGCCATTGCCCCGGGATTTTTCCTAACCAATCAAAATGAAAGGCTTCTTCTTGATCAAAACGGCGAATTTACAGATAGAGCAAAGAAGATCATCTCTCACACCCCGATGAGGCGTTTCGGCAAACCGGAAGATTTGCTGGGGACGCTGCTTTGGCTGGCGGATGAGAAGATGTCCGGATTTGTTACCGGCATAACAGTGCCGGTAGATGGCGGATTTACGGCTTATGCCGGTGTCTAAAAACACGATAAAGGGGAGGCCGGTACATGAAGCAGATTGTGTGTGAAAAGCCTTATCGTTTTAAAATGACGGATGTGAAAATGCCGGAACTAAAGGATGGGGAAGCATTGGTCCGCATCAAACGGATCGGAATATGCGGGACGGATTTTCACGCTTATTGCGGAAGACAGCCATTTTTCTCTTATCCAAGAGTGCTCGGACACGAACTGTCCGGTGAAATTGTCAGCATCGATAATTCCGGCGGAACGCTCAAGCCGGGCGATCAAGTGTCAATTATTCCTTATTTGGAATGCGGGGCATGCATCGCCTGCCGGAACGGACGCCCCAACTGCTGCGTCAATCTGAACGTCCTCGGTGTCCATACAGACGGGGGAATGCGGGAATACATAAACGTCCCGGCAGACCACCTGCTAAAAACAGAAGGATTGACGCTCAGCGAAGCTGCTGTTGTTGAATGTTTAAGCATCGGCGCCCACGCTGCAGAAAGGGCAAATATCAAAAAAGGGGAAACGGTGCTTGTTGTTGGAGCGGGGCCCATCGGGCTCAGCGTGATGAAATTCGCAAAATTGAAGGGTGCAAAAGTCATCGCGATGGATGTCAGAAAAGAGCGCCTCACATTTAGCCGCAGATGGGCTGAAGCCGATGAAGTCGTATTAGGGGGAGAACATGCGGCTGATGAGATCAAACGGTTGACGAACGGCGACTTTCCGACGGCTGTCTTTGATGCGACAGGGCACCCTGCATCGATGAACAGCGCTTATCAGTACGCCGCACACGGGGGACGGCTGATCTATGTCGGACTTGTCAACGACCATCTGGCTATGCCCGATCCTGAAATCCACATGCGGGAGCTGACGATTTTATCCAGCCGCAACGCATTAAGAAGAGATTTTGAGACGGTGATGAAAGCCATCATGGATGGCGGAGCGGATGCGAACCGGTTTGTGAACGGACAGATGGCGTTTCACGATGTTGTTGACGGATTTCAATCAGCGCTTGCTCCGGAAACCAATCCTGTGAAAGTGTTGATCCATCTGTAAGATCGCACGAAATGAAAGCGTTTTCTAAATTTCGGAAAGAGGGGGGTTGGCCATGTTTTCAAACGGCCGCGGGTTTGTCATCGTGATGCTTTTTTTGGCGGGAGTGATTAATTATTTGGATCGTTCGGCATTGTCTGTCGCCGCTCCTTTTATTCAGGAAGATTTGAACATACGTCCGGCGCAGATGGGCATGCTGTTCAGCAGTTTTTTCATCGGATATGCCGTCTTTAATTTTATCGGCGGCTGGGCATCAGACAAATACGGAGCGAAACATACGCTGTCGGCTGCAATGGTCGTATGGTCGGTTTTCAGCGGCGCTATTGCACTGACATATAATTTCGTTTCACTGTTTATCATCCGCGTCATTTTCGGCATGGGGGAAGGTCCGCTGTCAGCGGCAACGAGCAAGTCGGTCAACAATTGGTTTCCGCAAAAAGAAAGGGCAAGAGCGCTCGGCATGACAATGTGCGGAACGCCGCTCGGCGGAGCCGTTTCAGGTCCGATCGTCGGATTGATCGCGATCCATTGGGGGTGGAAGGCTTCCTTTGTGTTGATCATGATCATCGGGCTTGTTTGGACTTGCTTCTGGATGAAATTCATGAAAGATAAGCCGGCTGATTCCGGCAGTTTGTCTCCTGAAAAGGAAGCGCGTCCGAAAAAGGATACCGGCATCCCGCTGTCTTTTTATTTGAAGCAGCCGACCGTGCTGTTTACGGCGTTCGCGTTCTTTTCCTACAACTATATTTTGTTCTTTTTCTTAACATGGTTTCCGAGCTATTTAACGACAGCCCGGGGGCTGAGCATTCACGATATGAGCGTTGCAACGATTATACCGTGGGTTGTCGGATTTCTCGGTCTTGCGCTTGGGGGATTTATTTCAGATTATCTGTTCAAGCTGACGGGCAAACAGATGTTTTCCAGAAAAGCCGTGCTTGTGTGCTGCCTTTTGGCTGCAGCGGTATGCATTGGATTTGCCGGGCTTGTCACTACCGCGTTTGGAGCTGTTGCACTTGTCGCATTATCGGTTTTCTTTTTGTATTTGACCGGCATCACATACTGGGCGATTATACAGGATATCGTTCATCCGGACAGGGTCGGGGGCGTGAGCGGATTCATGCATTTTCTTGCCAATACATCCGGCATTATCGGTCCGACGGTTACAGGGTACATCGTCGAGTACACCGGAGCTTTCACAAGCGCCTTTTTGCTTGCGGGAGGGCTGGCGGTGGCAGGTTCTATTTGCGTCGCTTTGTTTGTGAAACCGATACGTTCTGAAAGGCTGCCTCAATCTGTAGGAGAAGGCGGACAGGGGCATCCTTTATGATGCTCCTGTAGACATGAAAATAACCCCCTTCTCAGCAGAGAAGGAGGGTGAAAGTCCAAGCTTCACGGTTTGTTTTTTCTTCTGTTCAGCGTTTTAATGATTTTTTCGCTTC
Coding sequences within it:
- a CDS encoding SDR family oxidoreductase, with amino-acid sequence MLEIHENLAGKTAVITGGSGVLCGAMARELGRQGMNVAILNRTVEKGELVAEAVRKAGGAAIAVECDVISQRSVEQAKRVVADRFGGCDLLVNGAGGNHPNGTTSDETFNSEHIFQDNIKTLFDLNCDDVGSVLNLNFLGSFIPTQQFAKMMLNQKGASVINISSMSAQTPMTKVPAYSAAKAGIDNFTKWLAVYLAETGIRVNAIAPGFFLTNQNERLLLDQNGEFTDRAKKIISHTPMRRFGKPEDLLGTLLWLADEKMSGFVTGITVPVDGGFTAYAGV
- the uxuA gene encoding mannonate dehydratase is translated as MKMVFRWYGEGNDSVTLEQIRQIPGVEGIVWALHHQPPGEEWPLEEILEVKRQCEQHGFHIEVVESVNIHEDIKLGLPTRDLYIEKYKRTIENLAKAGVKVICYNFMPVFDWLRTDLYKKAPDGSTALFYEHAKVHTIDPFALVDQIAKHPEFTMPGWEPERLEHLTRLFEAYQNVTEEDLWSHLHYFLERIIPTAARCGIKMAIHPDDPPWPVFGLPRIMTSGESIGRLLQLVDHPANGVTLCSGSLGANPENDISAMIHAYADRIPFAHIRNVKVYENGDFIETSHRTKDGTVDICGIVKAYHETGFSGYVRPDHGRHIWDEKCRPGYGLYDRALGIMYLWGIWDSLNREKQEASKCLKSMKI
- a CDS encoding zinc-binding alcohol dehydrogenase family protein, which encodes MKQIVCEKPYRFKMTDVKMPELKDGEALVRIKRIGICGTDFHAYCGRQPFFSYPRVLGHELSGEIVSIDNSGGTLKPGDQVSIIPYLECGACIACRNGRPNCCVNLNVLGVHTDGGMREYINVPADHLLKTEGLTLSEAAVVECLSIGAHAAERANIKKGETVLVVGAGPIGLSVMKFAKLKGAKVIAMDVRKERLTFSRRWAEADEVVLGGEHAADEIKRLTNGDFPTAVFDATGHPASMNSAYQYAAHGGRLIYVGLVNDHLAMPDPEIHMRELTILSSRNALRRDFETVMKAIMDGGADANRFVNGQMAFHDVVDGFQSALAPETNPVKVLIHL
- a CDS encoding GntR family transcriptional regulator codes for the protein MKMKQLNPRSVRDQIYQVLKEEIMKFRLVPGEQISEKEISERYEVSRTPVREAFLQLSKEGLLEVYPQKGTRVSLIDLDLVEEARFMREKLEKAVAELACEDFPQEAMFKLEQNVKMQELSIAQKNYESLFELDEAFHQTIFEGCGKANVWAAIQQMNVPFQRIRFLRLAADFNWNTIHQQHAALTEAIRTKQKAKAKEIAEEHLQLVIVDKQMLIDEFPGYFKK
- a CDS encoding phage holin, with protein sequence MKHIDKGTVVRTVLLFIALVNQTLIMFGKPVLPVAEDQIHTLADALYSAGSAAFTIAASLVAWYKNNYVTSKGKMQKEVLQKKGLTK
- a CDS encoding zinc-binding alcohol dehydrogenase family protein, whose protein sequence is MKAAVMTKPYSIEFHDIPRPEPASGEVLVKIKAAGICGSDVHFYDGSNPYAQYPQIFGHELAGIIEKTGAGVRGRSAGERVVIEPAIPCGGCYPCRKGRTNACMNIDMIGSVRRGGFADFIIVPETHVHPIPEQMDFATAALCEPFSIGAQAVRRADIQTGETIVILGMGPIGLTILAQVKKRFDVRVIAVDPVRERLELAEAFGADAVIQPGEEDAEQMILKLTGGEGAGIVFEAAGIPATIEQSVRLAAAAGRIVIVGLTGRNVTIPGLLLTKKDIEIYGTKHSVNQFPGVIQFLNENPEIARAFVTEIMPFMEIEEALKKAKNCPHQVTKIILSY
- a CDS encoding hemolysin XhlA family protein, whose translation is MPEAPELDIFQKEVQEMKADQKSLEQRVSTLERTSDRHDQQIISINEKLNKIEENTTWIKRSITGAIITAVSTGIIGGAIAVFYNLLQK